A genomic window from Candidatus Kouleothrix ribensis includes:
- a CDS encoding transposase — protein sequence MMVRSRWRYSGADRGSKCRPPRQLLAIEPDPSATLIVLEATGTYWMRLAKSLSEAGFAVSVINPTQAHAFAKALLKRSKTDAIDAQTLAELGARLQPECWTPPPQVYTELAQRLVHRDGLVVARTQFRNQRMRSFSSRL from the coding sequence GTGATGGTGAGGTCGAGGTGGCGATATAGCGGCGCTGACCGCGGTTCAAAGTGTCGACCCCCACGCCAGCTGCTAGCCATCGAGCCCGACCCAAGCGCCACGCTCATCGTCCTGGAGGCGACTGGCACCTACTGGATGCGCTTGGCGAAGAGCCTGAGTGAAGCTGGCTTCGCCGTCTCGGTCATCAATCCCACCCAAGCCCACGCTTTCGCGAAGGCGCTGCTCAAACGCTCCAAGACCGATGCGATTGATGCACAAACACTGGCCGAACTCGGTGCGCGGCTGCAACCTGAATGCTGGACGCCACCACCGCAAGTCTATACCGAGCTGGCGCAGCGCCTGGTGCATCGTGATGGACTGGTCGTGGCACGCACACAATTCCGCAACCAGCGCATGCGCTCGTTCAGCAGCCGATTGTGA
- a CDS encoding transposase: MTAHAAAIADGSLVVVFVDQCHVLWNDACGYVWGPRGERISIPMTNFRERQTYYGAIELCTADICAIPTDTANGDWTMIFVEYVREQFPGKRIVLIWDGASYHRGTEMQEYLEGVNYKLPKDEWSVHCILFAPNAPEQNPMEDVWLKAKQYVRKHWRECINFQAVLNLFEEALNTLSFKFEKLRMYMPSLQLI, translated from the coding sequence TTGACTGCACACGCGGCGGCCATTGCGGATGGGAGCCTGGTGGTGGTGTTTGTGGATCAGTGTCATGTCCTCTGGAACGATGCGTGTGGCTATGTTTGGGGGCCACGGGGCGAACGAATCAGCATTCCAATGACGAATTTTCGCGAGCGACAAACCTACTACGGGGCCATTGAATTGTGTACAGCAGACATATGCGCAATTCCAACGGATACGGCAAATGGTGATTGGACGATGATTTTTGTCGAGTATGTGCGGGAACAATTCCCAGGGAAACGGATCGTCCTCATTTGGGATGGTGCATCCTATCATCGCGGTACAGAAATGCAAGAATACCTCGAAGGTGTCAATTACAAGCTGCCAAAAGACGAATGGAGCGTCCACTGCATCCTTTTCGCACCGAATGCGCCAGAGCAAAACCCAATGGAAGATGTTTGGTTAAAAGCCAAGCAATATGTACGAAAACACTGGCGGGAATGCATCAATTTTCAGGCAGTTCTCAACTTATTTGAGGAAGCATTGAATACGCTCTCGTTCAAATTCGAAAAGCTCCGTATGTATATGCCAAGTTTACAACTCATTTAG
- a CDS encoding GNAT family N-acetyltransferase, with product MPTNTNVQIAFHAERPIEAHAVRTLYDLVNWWPHRQLDAITQMLERDLAIGVWDSDHLIGFARTVTDGAFRAYIEDVVMHPLYRRQGLARQMLTQLIDALGPIETISLFCAPELIGLYEQFGFGTRRSQVVMHRVGSG from the coding sequence ATGCCGACGAACACGAACGTCCAGATTGCCTTTCATGCTGAGCGTCCAATTGAGGCACACGCTGTACGTACCCTCTATGATCTGGTCAATTGGTGGCCGCATCGCCAACTAGACGCCATTACTCAGATGCTTGAGCGCGATCTCGCTATTGGCGTGTGGGACAGCGATCATTTGATTGGCTTTGCCCGTACTGTAACGGATGGAGCTTTTCGCGCATACATTGAAGATGTGGTTATGCATCCGCTCTATCGCCGACAAGGACTTGCCAGACAGATGCTGACACAACTCATCGATGCGCTTGGCCCTATCGAGACGATCTCGCTATTCTGTGCTCCTGAATTGATTGGGCTGTATGAGCAGTTTGGCTTTGGCACGCGTCGAAGCCAAGTGGTGATGCATCGAGTGGGCAGTGGGTAG
- a CDS encoding O-acetyl-ADP-ribose deacetylase: MTQRIQIERGDITTYSVDIIVNAANSSLLGGGGVDGAIHRAAGPDLVHECRLLGGCKTGQAKLTRGYRLPAAHIMHTVGPVWRDGQSGEPDLLAACYRNSLTVAMHHAARTIAFPAISCGIYGYPPKPAALIALSTTIAFLATHPLPERVTFVCFDAHVYQAYQSVWNERWANQPVS; this comes from the coding sequence ATGACCCAGCGCATCCAGATAGAGCGTGGTGATATCACCACTTATTCGGTTGATATTATTGTGAATGCTGCCAATAGCTCCTTACTTGGTGGCGGCGGTGTGGATGGTGCCATTCATCGGGCCGCTGGTCCTGACTTGGTGCACGAGTGCCGTTTACTTGGCGGATGCAAAACCGGCCAAGCGAAGCTCACGCGCGGCTATCGCCTCCCAGCCGCGCATATCATGCATACCGTTGGTCCCGTTTGGCGTGATGGCCAGTCTGGCGAGCCCGATCTCCTGGCAGCGTGCTATCGCAACAGCCTGACGGTAGCGATGCACCATGCGGCTCGTACGATTGCGTTTCCTGCGATTAGTTGCGGTATCTATGGCTATCCTCCAAAACCTGCTGCGCTGATCGCCCTCAGTACAACGATCGCGTTTCTTGCAACCCATCCCTTACCGGAACGAGTCACCTTTGTGTGTTTTGATGCGCATGTATACCAAGCCTATCAATCCGTTTGGAACGAACGCTGGGCCAATCAACCCGTAAGCTAA
- a CDS encoding cupin domain-containing protein, translated as MKSINLAEKLETFSEHYQPRTVGQFNGHDLMVVKVKGPFTWHKHDDTDDFFLVLTGELTILLRDGSVKLEPGELYVVPKGVEHCPVAEEEAHILLIEPQGTPNTGNTATAAARVVI; from the coding sequence ATGAAGTCAATCAATCTAGCCGAGAAGCTTGAAACCTTCTCTGAACACTACCAACCGAGGACTGTCGGGCAGTTCAACGGCCACGACCTGATGGTCGTCAAGGTCAAAGGCCCGTTTACTTGGCACAAGCACGACGACACGGACGACTTCTTCCTAGTGCTCACGGGGGAACTGACCATCCTGTTGCGCGACGGAAGCGTCAAACTGGAACCCGGCGAGCTGTACGTCGTCCCAAAGGGCGTGGAGCACTGCCCTGTAGCGGAGGAAGAGGCGCACATACTGCTCATTGAGCCGCAAGGCACGCCAAACACGGGCAACACAGCCACGGCTGCGGCAAGAGTCGTCATCTAG
- a CDS encoding type II toxin-antitoxin system VapC family toxin, whose protein sequence is MVLVVDTSVVLAVVLNEPTKAELVRLTTGAELIAPLSLHWEIGNALSAMIKRKRITEADALRVLLEYQKIPIRFLDVPLDETIQVVGQHQIYAYDAYFIVCARQQSCALLTLDGGLQATARAAHVTLVGVTP, encoded by the coding sequence ATGGTCTTGGTAGTTGACACGTCTGTCGTCCTTGCCGTCGTCCTCAACGAACCAACCAAAGCTGAACTCGTTCGTCTCACGACTGGTGCAGAGCTCATTGCGCCTCTTTCACTTCATTGGGAAATCGGTAATGCGCTTTCCGCCATGATCAAGCGCAAGCGTATCACTGAAGCTGATGCACTCCGAGTATTGCTTGAATATCAAAAGATACCAATTCGTTTTCTTGATGTTCCACTTGACGAGACGATCCAAGTGGTTGGACAGCATCAGATCTACGCGTATGATGCGTATTTCATTGTTTGCGCACGCCAGCAGTCCTGCGCTTTGCTCACACTCGACGGTGGGCTCCAAGCAACTGCTCGTGCTGCACACGTTACGCTTGTGGGGGTGACACCATGA
- a CDS encoding pyridoxamine 5'-phosphate oxidase family protein, with product MPILSPEMKRLLDEQRLGFVATVCPDGTPNLSPKGTTIAWDDEHLVFADIHSPGTIANLRHNPHIEVNVVDPYARKGYRFKGTAEVLTSGVHYDAILQFYRQRGSQAVIQAIVLITITSAAALISPAYDDGTTEGAIRSQWEHHYAELHRKWAVNTDKASES from the coding sequence ATGCCGATACTTTCGCCCGAGATGAAACGCTTGCTCGATGAGCAACGCCTGGGGTTTGTGGCCACCGTCTGCCCAGATGGAACCCCGAACCTCTCTCCCAAAGGCACCACTATCGCTTGGGATGACGAGCATCTCGTCTTTGCAGACATCCACTCTCCTGGCACAATTGCCAACCTCCGCCACAATCCGCATATTGAAGTGAATGTCGTTGATCCATATGCTCGGAAAGGCTACCGCTTCAAAGGAACCGCCGAAGTACTCACCAGTGGTGTACACTATGATGCGATCTTACAATTCTACCGCCAGCGAGGCAGCCAAGCGGTCATTCAGGCGATCGTGTTGATCACGATCACTTCGGCTGCAGCGTTGATCTCACCTGCCTATGACGACGGCACAACCGAGGGAGCTATTCGCAGCCAGTGGGAACACCACTATGCCGAGCTACATCGAAAGTGGGCAGTAAATACGGATAAAGCTTCAGAATCCTGA
- a CDS encoding IS630 family transposase has protein sequence MKKAQHTNPRHDAALVAAKKEILDFLTAHAAAIADGSLVVVFVDQCHVLWNDACGYVWGPRGERISIPMTNFRERQTYYGAIELCTADICAIPTDTANGDWTMIFVEYVREQFPGKRIVLIWDGASYHRGTEMQEYLEGVNYKLPKDEWSVHCILFAPNAPEQNPMEDVWLKAKQYVRKHWRECINFQAVLNLFEEALNTLSFKFEKLRMYMPSLQLI, from the coding sequence ATAAAAAAAGCCCAGCACACGAATCCTCGGCATGATGCTGCGCTGGTTGCCGCAAAAAAAGAAATCCTTGACTTTTTGACTGCACACGCGGCGGCCATTGCGGATGGGAGCCTGGTGGTGGTGTTTGTGGATCAGTGTCATGTCCTCTGGAACGATGCGTGTGGCTATGTTTGGGGGCCACGGGGCGAACGAATCAGCATTCCAATGACGAATTTTCGCGAGCGACAAACCTACTACGGGGCCATTGAATTGTGTACAGCAGACATATGCGCAATTCCAACGGATACGGCAAATGGTGATTGGACGATGATTTTTGTCGAGTATGTGCGGGAACAATTCCCAGGGAAACGGATCGTCCTCATTTGGGATGGTGCATCCTATCATCGCGGTACAGAAATGCAAGAATACCTCGAAGGTGTCAATTACAAGCTGCCAAAAGACGAATGGAGCGTCCACTGCATCCTTTTCGCACCGAATGCGCCAGAGCAAAACCCAATGGAAGATGTTTGGTTAAAAGCCAAGCAATATGTACGAAAACACTGGCGGGAATGCATCAATTTTCAGGCAGTTCTCAACTTATTTGAGGAAGCATTGAATACGCTCTCGTTCAAATTCGAAAAGCTCCGTATGTATATGCCAAGTTTACAACTCATTTAG
- a CDS encoding type II toxin-antitoxin system Phd/YefM family antitoxin, whose translation MKSYTFSEARQNFAAILEQARRDGAVRIQRRDGQSFVLTPEPQKASPLDIPGVQLSQPLTREDILESIQESRRSFDESHTSEVRPNKAL comes from the coding sequence ATGAAGAGCTATACTTTTTCTGAGGCGCGTCAGAATTTTGCTGCAATACTTGAGCAAGCCCGTCGAGATGGAGCGGTGCGTATTCAACGACGTGATGGACAGAGTTTTGTCCTCACGCCAGAGCCACAGAAAGCGTCGCCGCTCGATATTCCTGGCGTTCAACTTAGCCAACCGCTTACACGAGAGGACATCCTCGAAAGCATACAGGAAAGCCGCCGCTCGTTTGATGAAAGTCATACCAGCGAGGTGCGGCCCAACAAGGCGCTGTAG
- a CDS encoding HDIG domain-containing protein, with protein MPSTAIREIEAFIQPLMGAVIAHDYKHAHRVRQRAKQIALAEGYPLLEIVEAAALLHDIGLSQQPGPHHAAVGAVMANQFLVQQAYFLPDQIAEIVAAIRDHSSLSGTGRLFEILQDADGLELFGAIGLLRGIASKGYMADYEPGNIRGSTWALTADAFSERFRAGIGVGSYILDQLNFQISCYENLHTQTAKQIAAPLVAYIRSFILQLEAEVVS; from the coding sequence ATGCCATCGACCGCCATACGTGAGATTGAGGCATTCATTCAACCGCTGATGGGGGCAGTCATCGCACACGACTACAAGCATGCGCATCGTGTACGTCAGCGAGCAAAACAGATTGCGCTTGCCGAAGGCTATCCGCTCCTCGAGATCGTGGAAGCGGCTGCGTTGCTGCACGATATCGGGTTGTCACAACAGCCCGGCCCGCACCATGCCGCCGTTGGTGCTGTGATGGCCAACCAGTTCTTGGTTCAGCAAGCATATTTCTTACCTGACCAGATTGCTGAAATTGTCGCAGCGATACGCGATCATAGCTCGCTCTCGGGTACAGGACGCTTATTCGAAATTCTCCAAGACGCCGATGGATTAGAGTTGTTTGGTGCGATAGGACTGCTGCGTGGGATTGCATCGAAAGGATATATGGCCGATTATGAGCCAGGAAATATCCGTGGAAGTACGTGGGCATTGACCGCAGATGCGTTTAGCGAACGATTTCGGGCCGGTATCGGTGTGGGATCATACATCCTTGATCAACTCAACTTCCAGATAAGTTGCTATGAAAACCTGCACACCCAAACAGCGAAGCAAATAGCTGCGCCATTGGTTGCATACATTCGGTCATTCATCCTTCAGCTTGAAGCTGAGGTCGTATCCTGA
- a CDS encoding GNAT family N-acetyltransferase encodes MTSISLCTVSEANWRATLQLTVHPDQQRFIADYVPIAAIALAKAFIRPGGLVWEPYAIYADRALVGFVELAYTRNSRACYWIYHFFIDYIHQGKGYGTRALQQLITLVTACNPDCQQIKLTVHPENHRAQLVYTRVGFHPTGEAQDGEPVYVLQVRNA; translated from the coding sequence ATGACCAGTATTTCGCTCTGTACTGTCTCAGAAGCCAACTGGCGCGCGACGCTTCAATTGACGGTACATCCAGATCAGCAACGTTTTATTGCCGACTATGTTCCCATTGCCGCAATCGCGTTAGCCAAAGCCTTCATTCGTCCCGGTGGGCTCGTTTGGGAGCCCTACGCGATCTATGCTGATCGCGCGCTGGTTGGCTTCGTCGAACTCGCCTACACACGGAACAGCCGCGCATGCTACTGGATCTATCACTTCTTCATCGATTATATCCACCAAGGGAAGGGCTATGGTACGCGGGCACTCCAGCAGTTGATTACCTTGGTCACGGCTTGCAATCCGGACTGTCAGCAGATCAAGCTGACGGTTCACCCAGAAAACCACCGCGCCCAATTGGTATACACGCGTGTCGGCTTTCATCCAACGGGCGAAGCACAAGATGGCGAGCCAGTATACGTGCTCCAAGTGCGGAATGCGTGA
- a CDS encoding PIN domain-containing protein, producing MTAKPILLDTSALLTLIEDEAGAARVEHVLRNGVAIIVWTSLLEVVYVTQQERGVPEAERRYALLKVLPTTLLWSMDEPILLIAARFKASYRVSFADAIIAAYAAYYHAILLHKDPQFEALASEVEVEALPYKASRP from the coding sequence ATGACCGCTAAACCGATCCTGCTCGATACCTCCGCACTCTTGACACTGATCGAAGATGAAGCTGGTGCAGCGCGTGTAGAGCACGTACTACGTAATGGCGTGGCGATAATCGTGTGGACAAGTCTTTTGGAAGTTGTGTACGTGACACAGCAAGAACGTGGCGTGCCCGAAGCGGAACGGCGCTATGCGTTGTTGAAGGTGCTACCGACTACACTGCTATGGAGTATGGATGAACCGATTCTCTTAATCGCGGCACGCTTCAAAGCGAGCTATCGGGTCTCGTTTGCGGATGCGATTATTGCAGCCTACGCAGCCTACTATCATGCGATACTTCTCCATAAAGATCCACAATTCGAGGCGTTAGCCAGCGAGGTTGAGGTCGAAGCATTGCCGTATAAAGCGTCGAGACCATAA
- a CDS encoding IS110 family transposase: protein MIDSVRTRLEILITTLDEDIATVEQEIASALEQDAAWAAAAARLATIKGLGTRTIAWVLTTTINFTLTLTPEAAANYAGLAPQLRQSGSSVRGRPRVGHGGNARLRRAVYMASLRAIQHNPVIKGFYSRLRAAGKPRKVALGAAARKLLRIAWAVATKDQDFDPDYALRLGSVAVAA, encoded by the coding sequence GTGATAGACAGCGTGAGGACGCGCCTGGAAATCTTGATCACAACTCTGGACGAGGACATCGCCACAGTCGAGCAGGAGATCGCCAGCGCGCTTGAGCAGGATGCGGCCTGGGCAGCCGCCGCGGCGCGCTTAGCCACAATCAAGGGATTGGGTACACGCACAATTGCGTGGGTGTTGACAACGACGATCAACTTCACGCTCACTCTGACGCCGGAGGCGGCTGCCAACTATGCGGGCTTGGCACCTCAACTGCGCCAGTCTGGCAGCAGCGTGCGTGGGCGACCGCGCGTGGGTCACGGAGGAAATGCGCGGTTGCGCCGAGCGGTGTATATGGCATCACTGCGCGCAATTCAGCACAACCCTGTGATCAAGGGGTTCTATAGCCGCCTGCGGGCAGCGGGCAAGCCACGCAAGGTGGCCTTGGGTGCGGCCGCCCGCAAGCTGTTGCGGATCGCCTGGGCAGTGGCGACCAAAGACCAAGATTTCGACCCAGACTATGCTTTGCGTTTGGGCTCGGTGGCGGTGGCTGCGTGA
- a CDS encoding IS630 family transposase: protein MAPIPEDITAFLAEPHDSREYRRALAVKLALLGYLYAAISEMLDVTPGFISQAKKAYAQYGVDGFTLKYQGMQPYLSPEERQSVLDWLQDQQEWSVALLQTHIETTYGIVFQSQQSYYQLLDEAKITYKKAQHTNPRHDAALVAAKKEILDFLTAHAAAIADGSLVVVFVDQCHVLWNDACGYVWGPRGERISIPMTNFRERQTYYGAIELCTADICAIPTDTANGDWTMIFVEYVREQFPGKRIVLIWDGASYHRGTEMQEYLEGVNYKLPKDEWSVHCILFAPNAPEQNPMEDVWLKAKQYVRKHWRECINFQAVLNLFEEALNTLSFKFEKLRMYMPSLQLI, encoded by the coding sequence ATGGCTCCTATTCCTGAAGATATCACCGCCTTTCTGGCTGAACCCCATGATTCACGCGAGTATCGACGCGCACTCGCAGTAAAACTCGCGCTGCTCGGGTATTTGTATGCAGCGATTAGTGAGATGTTGGATGTCACCCCTGGGTTTATTAGCCAGGCAAAGAAAGCCTATGCGCAGTATGGAGTAGATGGATTTACCTTGAAGTATCAAGGGATGCAACCCTATCTGTCGCCTGAAGAACGACAATCCGTGCTTGATTGGTTGCAAGATCAACAAGAATGGTCTGTCGCACTCCTCCAAACGCACATCGAAACAACCTATGGCATCGTGTTTCAATCGCAGCAAAGCTATTACCAACTGCTCGATGAGGCAAAAATAACGTATAAAAAAGCCCAGCACACGAATCCTCGGCATGATGCTGCGCTGGTTGCCGCAAAAAAAGAAATCCTTGACTTTTTGACTGCACACGCGGCGGCCATTGCGGATGGGAGCCTGGTGGTGGTGTTTGTGGATCAGTGTCATGTCCTCTGGAACGATGCGTGTGGCTATGTTTGGGGGCCACGGGGCGAACGGATCAGCATTCCAATGACGAATTTTCGCGAGCGACAAACCTACTACGGGGCCATTGAATTGTGTACAGCAGACATATGCGCAATTCCAACGGATACGGCAAATGGTGATTGGACGATGATTTTTGTCGAGTATGTGCGGGAACAATTCCCAGGGAAACGGATCGTCCTCATTTGGGATGGTGCATCCTATCATCGCGGTACAGAAATGCAAGAATACCTCGAAGGTGTCAATTACAAGCTGCCAAAAGACGAATGGAGCGTCCACTGCATCCTTTTCGCACCGAATGCGCCAGAGCAAAACCCAATGGAAGATGTTTGGTTAAAAGCCAAGCAATATGTACGAAAACACTGGCGGGAATGCATCAATTTTCAGGCAGTTCTCAACTTATTTGAGGAAGCATTGAATACGCTCTCGTTCAAATTCGAAAAGCTCCGTATGTATATGCCAAGTTTACAACTCATTTAG
- a CDS encoding ATP-binding protein, with the protein MPDLLFIQMSGAPGAGKTTLAHAIAPQIGAVIIDHDVTKSALLEANVPASIAGAASYSLLNALARDLLLQGLSVIFDSPCFYVELLEHGQRLAQEIGATYCYVECRVVDLDELDRRLQNRPRLPSQLAGVRLQPTDGSGKAHVDDEVFRDWITNMKRPIDGYLVVDTTRPLEECLDAALAYIRSSSKVV; encoded by the coding sequence ATGCCTGACTTGCTCTTTATCCAGATGTCTGGGGCACCAGGCGCAGGGAAAACCACACTTGCACATGCAATCGCACCTCAGATCGGAGCGGTCATCATCGATCATGATGTCACCAAGAGTGCCCTGCTCGAAGCAAATGTACCAGCCTCTATCGCTGGCGCGGCCTCCTATTCTCTGTTGAACGCGCTCGCTCGCGATCTGCTGCTGCAAGGATTGAGTGTAATCTTCGATAGTCCGTGTTTCTATGTCGAGTTGCTGGAGCATGGACAACGGCTGGCGCAGGAGATTGGCGCCACATATTGTTATGTTGAATGTCGGGTTGTAGATCTTGATGAACTCGACCGCCGATTACAGAACCGCCCAAGATTGCCAAGTCAACTAGCGGGGGTGCGCCTCCAGCCTACCGATGGCTCAGGCAAAGCACATGTAGATGACGAGGTCTTCCGCGACTGGATCACGAATATGAAGCGCCCGATTGATGGCTATCTCGTCGTTGACACTACGCGACCACTCGAAGAGTGTCTTGATGCAGCTCTGGCCTACATTAGGAGTAGCAGTAAAGTAGTATGA
- a CDS encoding helix-turn-helix domain-containing protein, protein MAPIPEDITAFLAEPHDSREYRRALAVKLALLGYLYAAISEMLDVTPGFISQAKKAYAQYGVDGFTLKYQGMQPYLSPEERQSVLDWLQDQQEWSVALLQTHIETTYGIVFQSQQSYYQLLDEAKITYKKSPAHESSA, encoded by the coding sequence ATGGCTCCTATTCCTGAAGATATCACCGCCTTTCTGGCTGAACCCCATGATTCACGCGAGTATCGACGCGCACTCGCAGTAAAACTCGCGCTGCTCGGGTATTTGTATGCAGCGATTAGTGAGATGTTGGATGTCACCCCTGGGTTTATTAGCCAGGCAAAGAAAGCCTATGCGCAGTATGGAGTAGATGGATTTACCTTGAAGTATCAAGGGATGCAACCCTATCTGTCGCCTGAAGAACGACAATCCGTGCTTGATTGGTTGCAAGATCAACAAGAATGGTCTGTCGCACTCCTCCAAACGCACATCGAAACAACCTATGGCATCGTGTTTCAATCGCAGCAAAGCTATTACCAACTGCTCGATGAGGCAAAAATAACGTATAAAAAAAGCCCAGCACACGAATCCTCGGCATGA
- a CDS encoding AbrB/MazE/SpoVT family DNA-binding domain-containing protein, translating to MQTAVTKRGQTVIPAAIRKRYHIEEGDSLVWLDDGATIRVVPVARDPIQALRGSGRGEPLLEALLRVRAEDRTHDR from the coding sequence ATGCAAACGGCGGTTACGAAACGTGGGCAAACGGTTATTCCTGCGGCAATTCGGAAACGCTATCACATTGAGGAAGGCGATTCCCTGGTTTGGCTTGATGATGGCGCAACTATTCGCGTTGTCCCGGTTGCGCGCGATCCCATTCAAGCGTTGCGTGGAAGTGGGCGTGGCGAGCCGTTACTCGAAGCCTTACTCCGTGTACGTGCTGAGGATCGTACCCATGACCGCTAA
- a CDS encoding winged helix-turn-helix domain-containing protein: MKYQGMQPYLSPEERQSVLDWLQDQQEWSVALLQTHIETTYGIVFQSQQSYYQLLDEAKITYKKAQHTNPRHDAALVAAKKKKSLTF; this comes from the coding sequence TTGAAGTATCAAGGGATGCAACCCTATCTGTCGCCTGAAGAACGACAATCCGTGCTTGATTGGTTGCAAGATCAACAAGAATGGTCTGTCGCACTCCTCCAAACGCACATCGAAACAACCTATGGCATCGTGTTTCAATCGCAGCAAAGCTATTACCAACTGCTCGATGAGGCAAAAATAACGTATAAAAAAGCCCAGCACACGAATCCTCGGCATGATGCTGCGCTGGTTGCCGCAAAAAAAAAGAAATCCTTGACTTTTTGA